Proteins from a single region of Chitinophagales bacterium:
- a CDS encoding AGE family epimerase/isomerase produces MQPNTTIAPPSEAMKAYSGLYREELINNILPFWLKHSKDEQYGGFFTCLDRVGNVYDTDKFMWLQGRQVWCFSYMYHHVAPNQDWLDMALHGAKFMQQHGRDASGSWYFSLEASGKPLVQPYNIFSDCFATMAFAALDKVQPSDIYKEIATTTFENILRRRDNTKGIYNKAYPGTRPLKNFSLPMILCNLSLELEHIIGASRVNEFVPEVIHEVMEVFYNKDFGVVLENVQPDGHFSDSFEGRVLNPGHAIEAMWFIMDLGKRMNDPALIHRAVDIMFDTLEMGWDKEHGGIYYFLDVKGHPVQQLEWDQKLWWVHVESLVALAKAYVLTRDPRCIPWFEKLHDYTWHHFRDLEYGEWFGYLNRKGDVLLPLKGGKWKGCFHIPRAMYQVSETLKQL; encoded by the coding sequence ATGCAACCAAACACAACGATTGCGCCACCCAGCGAGGCTATGAAAGCCTATTCAGGGTTGTATCGTGAGGAATTGATCAACAATATTCTTCCTTTTTGGCTTAAACATAGTAAAGACGAACAGTACGGTGGCTTTTTCACTTGCCTTGACAGGGTGGGTAATGTTTATGATACTGATAAGTTCATGTGGTTACAGGGACGTCAGGTTTGGTGTTTTAGTTACATGTATCATCACGTTGCCCCTAATCAGGATTGGTTAGATATGGCTTTGCATGGTGCTAAATTCATGCAACAACATGGACGAGACGCATCGGGTAGCTGGTACTTCTCTTTAGAAGCTTCAGGTAAGCCACTAGTTCAACCATACAATATTTTTAGTGATTGTTTTGCTACAATGGCTTTTGCTGCATTAGACAAAGTGCAGCCATCAGATATATACAAAGAAATAGCTACAACTACTTTTGAAAACATCCTTCGCAGAAGAGATAATACAAAAGGGATTTACAACAAAGCATATCCGGGTACCAGACCGCTGAAGAATTTTAGCCTGCCCATGATCCTTTGTAATCTGTCGCTTGAGTTGGAACATATCATCGGTGCTAGTCGTGTGAATGAATTTGTGCCCGAAGTGATTCATGAAGTGATGGAAGTGTTTTACAACAAAGACTTTGGTGTAGTACTTGAGAATGTGCAACCAGATGGTCATTTTTCAGACAGTTTTGAAGGGCGCGTACTCAACCCAGGTCATGCTATTGAAGCCATGTGGTTTATTATGGATTTAGGTAAACGCATGAATGATCCTGCGCTGATTCATCGTGCGGTGGACATTATGTTTGATACATTAGAAATGGGCTGGGATAAGGAACATGGCGGCATTTATTATTTTTTAGATGTAAAAGGTCATCCTGTTCAGCAATTAGAATGGGATCAAAAATTATGGTGGGTGCATGTAGAATCTTTAGTGGCTTTGGCAAAAGCTTATGTCTTAACACGTGATCCACGTTGTATACCATGGTTTGAAAAATTACACGACTATACCTGGCATCATTTCCGCGATTTAGAGTATGGCGAGTGGTTTGGCTATTTGAATCGTAAAGGAGATGTATTACTGCCTTTGAAAGGTGGGAAATGGAAGGGCTGCTTCCACATCCCACGAGCTATGTATCAAGTATCTGAAACACTCAAACAACTATAA
- a CDS encoding FAD-dependent oxidoreductase produces the protein MLKRLFFILMLTTAFAACVHAQKILQTDVLVVGGGVGGTAAGIQAARMGVKVVLTEESVWLGGMMTAAGVSAFDGNHNMPSGIWGEFRNALYKVYGGPNKVATGWVSNTQFEPHVGDSIVKSMVKALPNLSVLYRHRFVSIIKEQQRVKGAVMLNLKNNQLVHVMAKQVIDATELGDVLADAGAGYDIGMEASAITGEDVQVPESNDIVQDLTYVAILKDYGPNADCTIVKPAGYDPAEFDGACTDYYKDKTRIAPNVDAKKMLDYGRLPNKKYMLNWPGYGNDVYLNIVKLTPAERERELEEAKQITLRFIYFIQHQLGFKHFGLADDEFPTADRLALMPYHREGRRVKGLVRFNIKHISAPYSNGIPVYRTGIAVGDYPIDHHHRKNPAAPQHLGFYPVPSFNVPLGALIPQKIKGLIVAEKGISVSNVVNGTTRLQPCVMMIGQAAGALAALTVQDKKDAAAIPVRKVQAQLLNQGAYIMPFYDVRIGHPHFEAVQRIGATGILRGTGKPNAWANQTWFYADSTISTPDLSADIKVFTGAPISTTGMLTAAQALQLTKTIAQRFQVKNTWAWDNMIKLKEQVAANWQKWGFGEWHNDGPITRLQFAVLLDATVNPFALMPVNHQGQFESKY, from the coding sequence TTGCTGAAACGATTGTTCTTCATATTAATGTTGACTACTGCTTTTGCAGCTTGTGTGCATGCGCAAAAAATTTTGCAGACGGATGTATTAGTAGTAGGTGGAGGTGTTGGAGGAACGGCTGCCGGCATACAAGCCGCACGCATGGGTGTGAAAGTTGTATTGACAGAAGAGTCTGTTTGGCTGGGTGGGATGATGACCGCTGCCGGCGTAAGTGCATTTGATGGTAACCACAACATGCCTTCGGGAATATGGGGCGAGTTCAGAAATGCATTGTATAAAGTATATGGTGGCCCGAATAAAGTGGCAACCGGCTGGGTTAGTAATACGCAATTTGAACCACATGTGGGTGATAGTATTGTAAAGTCGATGGTAAAAGCTTTACCCAATTTATCGGTGCTATATCGCCATCGATTTGTTTCCATTATTAAAGAACAGCAACGTGTGAAAGGTGCAGTGATGCTTAACCTGAAGAATAATCAACTTGTGCATGTAATGGCTAAACAGGTTATTGATGCTACAGAGTTAGGCGATGTATTGGCAGATGCAGGTGCTGGTTATGATATAGGTATGGAAGCATCTGCTATTACTGGAGAAGATGTACAAGTTCCAGAGAGTAATGATATCGTTCAAGATCTCACCTATGTAGCTATCTTGAAAGATTACGGCCCCAATGCAGATTGTACCATTGTGAAACCAGCTGGTTATGATCCTGCTGAATTTGATGGCGCTTGTACTGATTATTACAAAGACAAGACCAGAATTGCCCCTAATGTAGATGCGAAGAAAATGTTGGATTATGGCAGGCTACCCAATAAAAAGTACATGCTCAACTGGCCTGGTTATGGCAATGATGTTTATCTCAATATTGTGAAGTTAACGCCTGCTGAACGTGAGCGCGAATTAGAGGAAGCAAAGCAAATTACTTTGCGCTTTATCTATTTTATTCAACATCAGTTAGGCTTTAAACATTTTGGTCTGGCTGATGATGAATTTCCTACTGCAGATCGTTTGGCTTTGATGCCGTATCACCGTGAAGGTAGAAGAGTAAAAGGATTGGTGCGTTTTAATATTAAGCATATTTCAGCCCCCTATTCCAATGGCATACCTGTTTACCGTACAGGTATCGCTGTTGGAGATTATCCTATTGATCATCATCATCGTAAAAATCCTGCTGCACCACAGCATTTAGGATTTTATCCAGTACCCTCATTCAATGTTCCATTAGGTGCATTGATTCCACAAAAAATCAAAGGATTAATTGTTGCAGAAAAAGGGATTAGCGTCTCTAATGTGGTTAATGGCACTACGCGGTTACAGCCTTGTGTGATGATGATTGGACAGGCTGCTGGTGCACTTGCTGCTCTTACAGTACAAGACAAAAAAGATGCTGCTGCAATTCCTGTGAGAAAAGTACAGGCTCAGTTGTTGAATCAAGGTGCTTACATCATGCCATTCTATGATGTAAGGATTGGTCATCCGCATTTTGAAGCGGTGCAACGTATTGGTGCTACAGGTATTCTTCGAGGAACTGGTAAACCCAATGCGTGGGCAAATCAAACTTGGTTCTATGCTGATTCAACAATTAGCACTCCAGATTTATCAGCAGACATTAAAGTATTTACAGGTGCTCCGATCAGTACAACCGGTATGTTGACTGCAGCACAGGCTTTGCAATTAACAAAAACAATTGCACAAAGATTTCAAGTAAAAAATACATGGGCTTGG